The Pseudomonadota bacterium DNA segment TGGGATTCAAATTTCATTCGCCGAAATCCTGGTCCGGTTCGACCGTTGAATCGGTCTTTGCCTGTGCGCGTTGCACCGAGGCTGCAATCTGCCGTTCGCGTTCCTGCTGGCTGCCCTCGGCGAGCCGTTTTTTGCGGGCGGTCAGTCGCGCCTGCCGCGCGTCTTCCTCGATACTGATGCGTGCTGCGCGGTCCTCGAATCTGTTTTTTGCCAGTTGCGACTTTTGCTGTTGCCGGTCACGTGCGGACAACTCCGACTTGGCGTATCGAAAATACTGGGCAAGGGGGATGTGGCTTGGGCAAACATAGTCGCAGCAACCACACTCAATGCAGGCGCCGACCGAAAGCTTGGCCGCTTTGTCCAGGTCTCCGCCTTTGACCTGCCAGTACAGTTCCTCCGGTTGCAGAGTGACAGGGCATACTTGCGCGCATTTGCCGCAGCGTATGCACGGCATCGCGAAATCGGTCTGTTGCAACTCACTCGGGCCGGCGACCGTGACACAGTTGGTTCCCTTGATGACTGGCAGTTGGTCATCGGTCAGTGAAAATCCCATCATCGGGCCGCCCATCAACATTGCGTCGGCGCCGTCGCGATAGCCGCCACAGGCCGCGACCAGGTCTGCGATGGGTGTTCCCAGCCTGACTTCGAGGTTGCCAGGCAGATGGACGCCTTTCCCAGCAACGGTCGTGATTCGTGAAATCAGCGGCTGCCCATCAATCAACGCGTGTTTGATCGCCAGCGCCGTACCGACATTCTGCGACAAATAACCGATGTCCTGTGGTAAGCCGTCATGGGGTACCTCCTGGCCGGTCAGAACCTGCACCAGTTGCCGCTCTCCGCCGGCGGGATATATCGAGTATATTTTTCGCAGGACGATGCGCTCGTCGCCAATCCTGGCTAACGCTTTTTCGAGTGCGGCTATGGCTCTTTGCTTGTCTCGCTCAATGCCAATCAGCGCTCTTGGCGCAGACATCGCGTGCAGCATGATCTGAATCCCGGTTATCAAATCATCCGCATGCTCCCTCATCAACATGTCATCGCAACTGATAATGGGTTCGCATTCGGCGGCATTGACGACCAGAGCCTTGATGCCCCTGTCTTCGGCCTTGGACATCTTGGCAGCCGTCGGGTACATCGCGCCGCCGAGCCCGGTGATGCCGGCCTGGTGAATCCGGTCCTGGATTTCCTCCGGGCTCAGCGACAGGTAATCCACGCAGGCAAGGCCAGTATCGATCGCATGGTCCTTGCCGTCCGACCTGAGTACTACGCACAGCGCGCTAAGACCACCCGGATGCGGAACCGGGTGCATGCCTATGGACTCTACAGTTCCCGATGTCGGCGCATGCACCGGCGCCGACACCTCGCCATCGGCCGCGCCGATCGGCTGCCCTTGGAAAACTTTGTCGCCGGCCTTTACCAGCGGTATGGCCTCGCGACCGATGTGCTGGCTCAGCGGAATCACCAGTTTGTCCGGAATCCCAACGTGTCGAATCGGGGTCAACGTGGATTGAATCTTGTTGGGTAAAAGTTTCAGGCCGCCCCTGAAACGACGTGGCATGACTTTGTCTTGCTGTTCCATGATCTTACTGGCCGACCCGCTGTTCCGGGCTGGGCCATTTCCAGCTACCCGGTTGCGGCTCCGGGACAACCATATCGATACAGTCAACGGGGCAGGGCTCCACACACAGATCACAACCGGTACACTCGGACTCGATCACCGTGTGCATCTGCTTGCTGGCGCCCAGTATGGCGTCCACCGGGCAAGCCTGAATGCAGAGCGTGCAGCCGATACACAGATCTTCATCGATGACTGCTATTGTGAGCGGTTTTTCTTCGCCATAATCGGGATCGAGCGATTTGATATCCCGGCCGAGCAGCTTGGCCAGCGCCTGGATCGTCGCTTCGCCGCCAGGCGGGCATTGGTTGATATCCGCCTCGCCCGCGGCTATTGCCTCCGCATAGGGCCGGCAACCCGGGAAGTTGCACTGGCCGCACTGTGTTTGTGGCAGCAGGTTGTTGATCTGCTCGACTACCGGGTCTTTGGTAATTCTGAATCGGTTCGCGGCAAAGCCAAGCGCCAGTCCCAAAGCGAGCGCGAGCAAGCCGATTGTAATGATCGCGATCAAGACTATGCCTAGACCAGCCCGCTAAAGCCGATAAAAGCGAGCGCCATAATCCCCGCCGTGATCAGCGCGATCGATGCGCCCTTAAAGGGCTGTGGTATATCGGCAAGTTCAATTCTTTCGCGGATCG contains these protein-coding regions:
- the rsxC gene encoding electron transport complex subunit RsxC, which produces MEQQDKVMPRRFRGGLKLLPNKIQSTLTPIRHVGIPDKLVIPLSQHIGREAIPLVKAGDKVFQGQPIGAADGEVSAPVHAPTSGTVESIGMHPVPHPGGLSALCVVLRSDGKDHAIDTGLACVDYLSLSPEEIQDRIHQAGITGLGGAMYPTAAKMSKAEDRGIKALVVNAAECEPIISCDDMLMREHADDLITGIQIMLHAMSAPRALIGIERDKQRAIAALEKALARIGDERIVLRKIYSIYPAGGERQLVQVLTGQEVPHDGLPQDIGYLSQNVGTALAIKHALIDGQPLISRITTVAGKGVHLPGNLEVRLGTPIADLVAACGGYRDGADAMLMGGPMMGFSLTDDQLPVIKGTNCVTVAGPSELQQTDFAMPCIRCGKCAQVCPVTLQPEELYWQVKGGDLDKAAKLSVGACIECGCCDYVCPSHIPLAQYFRYAKSELSARDRQQQKSQLAKNRFEDRAARISIEEDARQARLTARKKRLAEGSQQERERQIAASVQRAQAKTDSTVEPDQDFGE
- the rsxB gene encoding electron transport complex subunit RsxB, which translates into the protein MVLIAIITIGLLALALGLALGFAANRFRITKDPVVEQINNLLPQTQCGQCNFPGCRPYAEAIAAGEADINQCPPGGEATIQALAKLLGRDIKSLDPDYGEEKPLTIAVIDEDLCIGCTLCIQACPVDAILGASKQMHTVIESECTGCDLCVEPCPVDCIDMVVPEPQPGSWKWPSPEQRVGQ